A single genomic interval of Sphingobium sp. EM0848 harbors:
- the fahA gene encoding fumarylacetoacetase, with translation MTFPQIDETHDPVRSSWVEGADGHPDFPVQNLPYGIFSPAEGEARVGVAIGDWILDLKGAAEAGLLPEAASAVLGGRILNALMALPAQDRVALRRRLSGLLSDKAQRTMVEPLLHRAADCALHLPAAIGDYTDFYVGIHHATNIGKLFRPDNPLLPNYKYVPIGYHGRASSIRPSGVSVVRPKGQRKAPDADMPTVGPSQRLDYELELGIWIGAGNALGEAVPIAEAADHIAGFCLLNDWSARDFQAWEYVPLGPFLAKNFHSTISPWVVTAEAMAPFRIAQPARPEGDPQPLPYLWDEQDQARGALSIDLEVTLSSAAMREQGMTPLRLSQGPASSMYWTAQQIVTHHASNGCNLNPGDLLGTGTLSAPTRDGYGSLMELTEGGKAKVGLPTGEERAFLEDGDELALKAVARADGYVSIGFGECRAVIEPAR, from the coding sequence GTGACTTTTCCGCAGATTGACGAAACCCATGATCCGGTGCGGTCGAGCTGGGTCGAGGGAGCCGATGGGCATCCCGACTTTCCGGTGCAGAACCTGCCTTACGGGATTTTCTCACCCGCAGAGGGGGAGGCGCGCGTCGGGGTGGCGATCGGCGACTGGATATTGGACCTGAAGGGTGCGGCGGAAGCCGGGCTCCTGCCGGAAGCGGCGTCAGCGGTTCTGGGCGGGCGCATACTCAATGCGCTGATGGCTCTGCCGGCGCAGGATCGGGTCGCGCTGCGGCGGCGTTTGAGCGGTTTGCTGAGTGATAAGGCGCAGCGGACGATGGTGGAACCGCTGCTCCATCGAGCAGCGGATTGCGCCCTGCACCTGCCTGCCGCGATCGGCGATTATACCGACTTCTATGTCGGCATTCATCACGCCACCAATATCGGCAAGCTGTTCCGGCCCGATAATCCGCTGCTGCCCAATTATAAATATGTGCCGATCGGCTATCATGGGCGGGCGTCGTCCATCCGGCCTTCGGGCGTGTCAGTGGTGCGACCGAAGGGACAGCGCAAGGCGCCCGACGCGGACATGCCCACGGTCGGGCCGAGCCAGCGGCTGGATTATGAACTGGAGTTGGGCATCTGGATCGGCGCGGGCAACGCCTTGGGCGAGGCAGTGCCGATTGCCGAGGCCGCCGATCATATTGCGGGCTTCTGTCTGCTGAACGACTGGTCGGCGCGTGACTTTCAGGCCTGGGAATATGTGCCGTTGGGACCGTTTCTCGCCAAGAATTTCCACTCGACCATTTCGCCCTGGGTGGTGACCGCGGAAGCTATGGCCCCCTTCCGCATCGCCCAGCCCGCACGGCCGGAAGGCGATCCGCAGCCTTTGCCCTATCTGTGGGACGAGCAGGATCAGGCACGGGGCGCGCTGTCCATCGATCTGGAGGTCACGCTGTCCAGTGCGGCAATGCGGGAGCAGGGGATGACACCGCTGCGCCTGTCGCAGGGACCAGCTTCCAGCATGTACTGGACCGCGCAGCAGATCGTGACGCACCATGCCTCCAATGGCTGCAACCTCAATCCCGGCGATCTGCTGGGGACGGGGACTTTGTCGGCGCCGACGCGGGACGGCTATGGCAGCCTGATGGAACTGACCGAGGGCGGCAAGGCGAAGGTCGGCCTGCCGACTGGAGAGGAACGTGCCTTCCTGGAGGATGGTGACGAGTTGGCGCTGAAGGCGGTGGCGCGAGCGGATGGCTATGTCTCCATCGGCTTTGGCGAGTGCCGTGCAGTGATCGAGCCGGCGCGATGA
- a CDS encoding TetR/AcrR family transcriptional regulator yields the protein MKSQTQTIRGRPREFDPEEALSAALTVFWRRGYEGASMAELTEAMGITKPSLYACFGNKESLFRKALDLYERDKLCYMKSALDAPTAKGVAERLLRGSLAIQTGTTDPHGCLGVISTVACTAQAESIRDDVIARRASSDAALAQRFERARAEGDFPEAIDPQALVTYLSTIMQGMAVQAGAGTARDKLEQLIETTLAVWPGK from the coding sequence ATGAAATCACAGACGCAGACAATAAGGGGCCGCCCGCGGGAGTTCGATCCTGAAGAAGCGCTGAGCGCTGCGCTGACCGTTTTCTGGCGCCGTGGCTACGAAGGCGCCTCCATGGCCGAACTGACGGAGGCCATGGGGATCACCAAGCCCAGCCTCTATGCCTGTTTCGGCAACAAGGAATCCTTGTTTCGCAAGGCGCTCGACCTCTATGAGCGCGACAAGCTCTGCTACATGAAATCCGCGCTGGACGCACCCACTGCCAAGGGGGTTGCCGAACGGCTGCTGCGCGGATCGCTCGCGATCCAGACCGGCACGACCGACCCTCATGGCTGCCTGGGCGTCATCAGCACGGTTGCCTGCACCGCCCAGGCAGAATCGATCCGCGACGATGTCATCGCCCGCCGCGCCTCTTCCGACGCAGCGCTGGCCCAACGGTTCGAACGTGCCCGCGCCGAGGGTGACTTTCCCGAGGCCATCGATCCGCAGGCGCTCGTCACCTATCTCTCCACCATCATGCAGGGCATGGCCGTACAGGCTGGCGCGGGCACGGCGCGCGACAAGCTGGAGCAACTGATAGAGACGACCTTGGCCGTCTGGCCCGGAAAATGA
- a CDS encoding formate dehydrogenase subunit gamma, with protein MKQDKAVDEATRLIEDWTRVHGRTRDRLLPLLHWLQEEIGYVDDPAVPAIARALNLSRADVHGVVTFYHDFRRAPAGRHVVKLCRAESCQARGGAAMEAEATARLGVAMGETRRDGQVTLEPVYCLGLCAIGPNALVDGRPIARIDAAALERIVQEVSA; from the coding sequence ATGAAACAGGATAAGGCCGTCGACGAAGCGACACGGTTGATCGAGGATTGGACGCGCGTGCATGGACGGACGCGCGACAGGCTGTTGCCGCTGCTGCACTGGTTGCAGGAAGAGATAGGCTATGTCGATGACCCGGCGGTGCCTGCGATTGCCCGGGCGCTGAACCTGAGCCGCGCCGATGTGCATGGGGTCGTGACGTTCTACCATGATTTCCGGCGGGCGCCTGCGGGGCGGCATGTCGTGAAGCTGTGCCGGGCGGAAAGCTGTCAGGCCCGGGGGGGAGCTGCGATGGAGGCAGAGGCCACCGCACGATTGGGCGTCGCCATGGGTGAGACCCGGCGCGACGGACAGGTGACGCTGGAGCCGGTTTATTGTCTGGGGTTGTGCGCGATCGGGCCGAACGCTCTGGTCGACGGGCGGCCGATCGCGCGGATCGATGCAGCCGCGCTGGAACGGATCGTGCAGGAGGTTTCGGCATGA
- a CDS encoding acetolactate synthase large subunit has product MNGAETLVSTLVDQGVDICFANPGTSEMHFLAALENPRMRPVLCLFEGVATGAADGWYRMKDSPASTLLHLGPGLANGLANIHNARRASSGMVNIVGEHSGAHLQYDPPLKSDIEGLARPLSHWVRRADSARSIAWDAAAAIAKGFEHPGRIATLILPGDNSWQDAGEPVPLPPLQKAARKVPSQTRIDHVAQVLRSGEPTLIILANKATRGRALELAGTVAAATGARLGSQFFTARIARGAGRVALERIPYAVALATKFLEGFRHLITVETSEPVAFFSYPDKPSLMKQEGTLVHPLVEADEDSALALEMLIDALGAKGIAPIIQPRVETPVPTGALNPASIAHALAAAMPEHCILVDESLTTGRESMALTLGALPHDLINNMGGSIGYSTPVATGAALACPDRRVFCMVGDGSAMYTIQSLWTQAREGLDITTIIFANNSYAILKAEYANMGAGTPGERALSMIDIDRPRIDWQAMAKSMGVPAVAVETAEDFTRAMIASVKEPGPQLIEVRL; this is encoded by the coding sequence ATGAACGGAGCTGAGACACTCGTTTCCACGCTTGTCGATCAGGGCGTCGATATTTGCTTCGCCAATCCGGGCACGTCGGAAATGCATTTTCTGGCGGCACTCGAAAATCCACGCATGCGGCCGGTGCTGTGCCTGTTCGAAGGCGTGGCGACGGGCGCAGCGGACGGCTGGTACCGGATGAAGGACAGCCCCGCTTCCACCCTGCTTCATCTGGGACCGGGGCTGGCCAATGGACTGGCGAACATTCACAACGCCCGGCGCGCTTCGTCCGGCATGGTCAACATCGTCGGCGAGCATTCGGGAGCGCACCTGCAATATGATCCGCCGCTCAAGTCCGACATTGAAGGACTGGCCCGACCGCTCAGCCATTGGGTTCGGCGCGCGGATTCGGCCCGCTCCATCGCCTGGGATGCGGCGGCGGCGATTGCCAAGGGGTTCGAACATCCCGGCAGGATCGCCACGTTGATCCTGCCGGGCGACAACTCCTGGCAGGACGCCGGGGAGCCGGTGCCGCTGCCACCGTTGCAAAAGGCCGCGCGCAAAGTGCCTTCGCAGACCAGGATTGACCATGTGGCGCAGGTTCTTCGCTCCGGCGAACCGACGCTCATCATCCTGGCGAACAAGGCGACGCGCGGGCGAGCGCTTGAACTGGCGGGCACTGTCGCAGCGGCAACGGGGGCACGGCTCGGCTCCCAATTTTTCACGGCGCGGATAGCGCGCGGTGCAGGCCGGGTAGCGCTTGAGCGCATCCCCTATGCCGTGGCGCTGGCGACGAAATTTCTGGAGGGCTTCCGGCATCTCATCACGGTGGAGACCAGCGAACCGGTGGCCTTCTTCAGCTATCCCGACAAGCCCAGCCTGATGAAGCAGGAAGGCACACTGGTCCATCCGCTGGTCGAGGCGGACGAGGACAGTGCGCTGGCGCTGGAGATGCTGATCGACGCGCTGGGGGCGAAAGGGATCGCGCCGATCATCCAGCCGCGGGTGGAAACGCCGGTCCCGACTGGCGCGCTCAACCCTGCGAGCATTGCCCATGCGCTGGCGGCGGCGATGCCCGAACATTGCATATTGGTCGATGAATCGCTGACGACAGGGCGTGAATCCATGGCACTGACCCTTGGCGCCCTGCCTCATGACCTGATCAACAATATGGGCGGGTCGATCGGTTATTCGACGCCGGTGGCGACGGGTGCCGCACTCGCCTGCCCGGATCGGCGTGTCTTCTGCATGGTCGGCGACGGCAGTGCCATGTACACGATCCAGTCGCTCTGGACCCAGGCCCGCGAAGGTCTGGACATCACGACGATCATCTTCGCCAACAACAGCTATGCGATACTGAAGGCCGAATATGCCAATATGGGCGCGGGCACGCCCGGCGAGCGGGCGCTGTCGATGATTGACATCGACCGTCCCCGGATCGACTGGCAGGCGATGGCGAAGAGCATGGGCGTACCGGCCGTTGCAGTCGAAACGGCGGAGGATTTCACGCGGGCCATGATCGCTTCGGTCAAGGAACCGGGACCGCAATTGATCGAGGTCAGACTTTGA
- a CDS encoding LysR family transcriptional regulator gives MQTRLLQYFLALEREGHFARAAAACHVSQPTLSAGISALEAQLGKRLIQRNRRYGGLTEEGRAILPWARQLVAAADNLMQAAAVAKGPLQGELRLGAIPAAMPAIGFLVEALLERHPGLNISVRALTSRQIERELAAFELDAGLTYLDFEPPSHVLAVPLYVERYMLVAARGVLDEERALDWEDVARLPLCLLHQGMQNRRILDARLGGRELALRPVVTADSYVALFALVRQGRLCSIVPDRHAMLLDGLDWVRTFALPDTDEGSRIGVIVSDRAPLGPLAQAVAAVARDIAGRMSG, from the coding sequence GTGCAGACCCGCCTTCTTCAATATTTCCTCGCGCTGGAGCGCGAAGGACATTTCGCGCGAGCGGCAGCGGCGTGCCATGTGTCGCAGCCGACCCTGTCGGCGGGCATTTCCGCGCTGGAGGCGCAACTGGGCAAGCGGCTGATTCAGCGCAACCGGCGTTATGGCGGGCTGACGGAGGAGGGGCGCGCGATCCTGCCCTGGGCGCGGCAACTGGTCGCAGCGGCGGACAATCTGATGCAGGCAGCGGCGGTCGCCAAGGGACCGTTGCAGGGCGAATTGCGGCTGGGTGCGATCCCGGCGGCGATGCCCGCCATCGGCTTTCTGGTTGAGGCGCTGCTGGAGCGGCATCCGGGGCTGAACATCTCGGTCAGGGCGTTGACCTCACGCCAGATCGAGCGGGAACTGGCGGCCTTCGAACTGGACGCGGGGCTCACCTATCTGGATTTCGAGCCGCCTTCCCATGTGTTGGCCGTACCGCTCTATGTTGAGCGCTACATGCTGGTAGCAGCACGCGGCGTGCTGGATGAAGAGCGGGCGCTGGATTGGGAGGATGTGGCGCGGCTGCCCCTTTGTCTTTTGCATCAGGGGATGCAGAACCGGCGAATATTGGACGCGCGGCTGGGCGGGCGCGAACTGGCTTTGCGGCCGGTGGTAACGGCGGACAGCTATGTCGCGCTGTTTGCACTGGTTCGGCAAGGGCGCCTCTGTTCGATCGTGCCGGACCGTCATGCGATGCTGCTGGACGGGTTGGATTGGGTGCGGACCTTTGCTCTGCCCGATACGGATGAGGGCAGCCGGATCGGCGTGATCGTGTCGGATCGGGCGCCGCTGGGGCCATTGGCTCAGGCGGTGGCGGCCGTCGCGCGCGATATTGCCGGGCGAATGAGTGGCTGA
- a CDS encoding Rieske (2Fe-2S) protein has product MSDEARLSATPAGVRLAPLNSIADGKARNFVIQMRAGRFHGFVVRHGEKVRGYVDRCPHMGLPLAQRLDDYLTPGGDLITCSWHGALFAIGDGACVGGPCAGAGLTPWPVAVREGMIVTVES; this is encoded by the coding sequence ATGAGCGACGAGGCGCGGCTGAGCGCCACGCCGGCGGGGGTGCGTCTCGCGCCGCTTAACAGCATTGCGGATGGCAAGGCGCGCAACTTCGTGATCCAGATGCGGGCGGGGCGCTTCCATGGCTTCGTTGTGCGTCACGGGGAAAAGGTGCGAGGCTATGTGGATCGTTGCCCGCATATGGGGTTGCCCCTGGCCCAGCGGCTGGACGACTATCTGACGCCCGGAGGCGATCTGATCACCTGCAGTTGGCATGGCGCGCTGTTCGCCATCGGCGATGGCGCCTGCGTTGGTGGACCTTGCGCCGGGGCGGGGTTGACGCCCTGGCCGGTGGCGGTGCGGGAAGGGATGATCGTCACGGTCGAGAGCTGA
- the hmgA gene encoding homogentisate 1,2-dioxygenase has protein sequence MAGFGNHFATEAVAGALPAGRNSPQHVPFGLYAEQLSGTAFTAPRVENRRSWLYRLRPAANHPAYRPYSSATLLRSGPFNEVPPTPNRLRWDPMPMPEQPTDFVDGLVSYCGAGDPAAGEGLAVHLYAANRSMERRAFTNADGELLIVPQQGALRIVTEMGLLEVEPEQIALIPRGVRFKVELPDGTARGYICENYGALFRLPDLGPIGSNGLANPRDFETPAAWFEDDDAPHEIVQKFSGQLWVTAQDHSPFDVVAWHGNLAPCRYDLRRFNTMNTVSYDHPDPSIFTVLTSPSERAGTANCDFVIFPPRWMVAEDTFRPPWFHRNVMSEFMGLIHGVYDAKAGGFAPGGASLHNCMAGHGPDKASYEGAVEAELKPHRIADTMAFMFESRFTFHPTRFAVETPLCQLDYDDCWSGFQKAQLPKGNEA, from the coding sequence ATGGCGGGGTTCGGCAATCATTTCGCGACGGAGGCGGTGGCGGGCGCGCTGCCGGCCGGTCGCAATTCGCCGCAGCATGTGCCCTTCGGGCTCTATGCCGAGCAGCTTTCCGGCACGGCCTTTACCGCGCCGCGCGTAGAAAATCGGCGGAGTTGGCTCTATCGGTTGCGTCCAGCGGCCAACCATCCTGCCTATCGGCCTTATTCGTCCGCGACCCTGCTGAGGAGCGGGCCGTTCAACGAAGTACCGCCGACGCCAAACCGGCTGCGCTGGGACCCGATGCCGATGCCGGAACAGCCGACGGATTTCGTCGACGGACTGGTCAGCTATTGTGGGGCGGGCGATCCGGCAGCAGGGGAAGGACTGGCCGTCCATCTCTATGCCGCGAACAGGTCCATGGAACGGCGGGCCTTCACCAATGCCGATGGCGAGTTGCTGATCGTGCCGCAGCAGGGTGCCTTGCGGATCGTCACGGAAATGGGCCTGCTGGAGGTTGAGCCGGAGCAGATCGCGCTGATTCCGCGCGGTGTGCGGTTCAAGGTGGAACTGCCCGACGGGACGGCACGGGGCTATATCTGTGAAAATTACGGAGCCTTGTTTCGATTACCCGATCTGGGGCCGATTGGCTCCAACGGCCTCGCCAATCCGCGCGATTTCGAAACGCCGGCCGCGTGGTTCGAGGATGATGACGCGCCGCATGAGATCGTCCAGAAGTTCAGCGGGCAGCTATGGGTGACAGCACAGGACCATTCGCCCTTCGACGTGGTCGCATGGCATGGCAATCTGGCGCCCTGCCGCTATGATCTGCGACGGTTCAACACGATGAACACGGTCAGCTACGATCATCCTGATCCGTCGATCTTCACGGTGTTGACCTCCCCCAGCGAACGGGCGGGGACGGCCAATTGCGATTTTGTGATTTTCCCGCCGCGCTGGATGGTGGCGGAGGATACATTCCGGCCGCCATGGTTTCACCGCAATGTGATGAGCGAGTTTATGGGCCTGATCCATGGTGTCTATGATGCCAAGGCGGGCGGCTTCGCGCCGGGCGGCGCCTCCCTGCACAATTGCATGGCAGGGCATGGGCCGGACAAGGCCAGTTATGAAGGCGCTGTAGAGGCAGAGCTGAAGCCGCATCGAATCGCGGATACCATGGCTTTCATGTTCGAGAGCCGCTTTACCTTCCATCCGACGCGCTTCGCGGTGGAAACGCCGCTTTGCCAGCTTGATTATGACGATTGCTGGTCCGGTTTTCAAAAAGCGCAATTGCCGAAGGGGAATGAGGCGTGA
- a CDS encoding MarR family winged helix-turn-helix transcriptional regulator, with amino-acid sequence MAAKTLRLDHFLPYRLSFTTGLLSDSIAQSYEALFGINIPEWRVIAWVAEQGSITQHHICAQTRMDKVTVSRAAIALTERGLLQRLPNPEDRRSHLLALTAKGQLLHAAIAPKALELESRVFSHFSEAEVDAFLSMLRRIDAIVLGEERDG; translated from the coding sequence ATGGCCGCAAAAACCCTTCGCCTCGATCATTTTCTGCCCTATCGGCTGTCCTTCACCACGGGGCTGCTCAGCGACAGCATCGCGCAAAGCTATGAGGCGCTGTTTGGCATCAACATTCCCGAATGGCGGGTCATCGCGTGGGTCGCGGAACAAGGCAGCATCACCCAGCACCATATCTGCGCCCAGACCCGCATGGACAAGGTGACGGTCAGCCGCGCCGCCATCGCGCTGACGGAACGGGGCCTGCTCCAGCGCCTGCCCAATCCGGAGGATCGCCGCTCCCACCTCCTGGCGCTCACGGCGAAGGGGCAGCTACTCCATGCCGCCATCGCGCCCAAGGCGCTGGAACTGGAAAGCCGCGTTTTTTCGCATTTCAGCGAGGCGGAGGTCGATGCCTTCCTGTCCATGTTGCGCCGGATCGACGCGATTGTGCTGGGGGAAGAGCGTGACGGCTAA